The Lates calcarifer isolate ASB-BC8 linkage group LG6, TLL_Latcal_v3, whole genome shotgun sequence genome includes a region encoding these proteins:
- the elk1 gene encoding ETS domain-containing protein Elk-1, whose product MESNPLINAMDPSITLWQFLLHLLEDQRQRHLISWTGEDGEFKLLDAEEVARLWGLRKNKHNMNYDKLSRALRYYYDKNIIKKVSGQKFVYKFVSQPDPSLPDGVRNGEDGQRRDSTDPNSQSKGLGGVASPCPSKGLPQRSSPSSSQKSSRNDYMKSGLYSTFTIQSLQASPNPRPIKTELLLQQDAAPKIDRTPREVCVLTESKSSSSVGGAVDSALQVIVTQASPCPTPSLSPQIPANTTSQSQQNPPAPPLSDPPQIYLTSVGDPASITPLIPLGGSVSPVPPPHVSMGLQGPQQDDCGGVTNPPGFPPHPPHHTAPHQTHPPPVFVIINPPAPPQQQQQQPAAMTAAPPPVPPPSRPPPPPIVIKEENLPSEEELLEMVSLEEKQVEEVPQLICGPGEPEPPLTIVESPPPPCMEPGVGGHQPAGDGGAEGEGKDTLTDPSVPPVTSTSEVTPPVTSTSDAAPPKPKKPRGLELPSSPSLPPGLSLDKVNAAVNSLLAPGSATNTLTPTVITSHALTPVLLTPSPLPSTIHFWSTLSPIAPRSPAKLSFQFPTNGSNQIHIPALSVDGLSTPVVLSPGPQKP is encoded by the exons ATGGAGTCAAACCCGCTGATAAACG CCATGGACCCGTCCATCACGCTGTGGCAGTtcctgctccacctgctggaGGACCAGCGGCAGCGTCACCTGATCTCCTGGACAGGTGAGGACGGAGAGTTCAAGCTGCTCGACGCTGAGGAGGTGGCTCGACTGTGGGGGCTCCGCAAGAACAAGCACAACATGAACTACGACAAACTGAGCCGCGCCCTCCGATACTACTACGACAAG aaCATCATAAAGAAGGTGAGCGGGCAGAAGTTTGTCTATAAGTTTGTCAGTCAGCCCGACCCCTCCCTTCCTGACGGCGTCCGTAACGGAGAGGACGGTCAGAGGAGGGACAGCACCGACCCAAACAGCCAATCAAAAGGCCTCGGGGGCGTGGCCTCACCCTGTCCATCAAAGGGCTTACCACAG CGCTCGTCACCCAGCAGCTCACAGAAAAGCTCCAGGAACGACTACATGAAGTCCGGCCTCTACTCCACCTTCACCATCCAATCACTGCAGGCCTCGCCCAACCCACGGCCAATcaaaacagagctgctgctacAACAGGACGCCGCCCCCAAGATCGACCGCACCCCCAGAGAG gtcTGTGTGTTAACAGAGTCTAAGTCCTCCTCGTCAGTAGGAGGCGCTGTGGACTCTGCTCTCCAGGTGATTGTCACTCAGGCGTCTCCGTGTCCGACTCCGTCTCTCAGTCCTCAGATTCCAGCCAACACcaccagccaatcacagcag aatcctcctgctcctcctctcagcGACCCCCCCCAGATTTATCTCACCAGCGTCGGGGATCCGGCCTCCATCACCCCCCTCATCCCCCTGGGGGGGTCGGTGAGTCCCGTCCCTCCCCCCCACGTGTCGATGGGCCTCCAGGGGCCGCAGCAGGACGACTGCGGAGGAGTCACCAACCCCCCTGGCTTCCCACctcaccccccccaccacactGCTCCTCACCAGACTCACCCCCCGCCGGTCTTCGTCATCATCAACCCCCCGGCCCccccccagcagcagcagcagcagccggcGGCCATGACAGCTGCTCCTCCCcctgtccctcctccctcccgtcccccccctccccccatcGTCATCAAGGAGGAGAACCTGCCgtcagaggaggagctgctggagatgGTGTCTCTGGAGGagaagcaggtggaggag GTTCCTCAGCTGATCTGTGGCCCCGGGGAGCCGGAGCCCCCCCTCACCATCGTGGAGAGCCCGCCCCCTCCCTGCATGGAGCCGGGGGTCGGAGGTCATCAGCCTGCAGGGGACGGGGGAgcggagggggaggggaaggacACGCTCACAG atCCATCCGTGCCTCCGGTGACCTCCACCTCAGAGGTGACTCCTCCCGTCACCTCCACCTCGGACGCCGCTCCTCCCAAACCAAAGAAGCCTCGGGGCCTGGAGctgccctcctccccctccctcccccccggCCTCTCCCTGGATAAG gtgaATGCAGCTGTGAACAGTTTATTGGCTCCTGGATCAGCGACCAACACGCTCACCCcgactgtcatcacctcccaCGCTCTG ACTCCGGTCCTGCTGACTCCCAGTCCACTTCCCTCCACCATCCACTTCTGGAGCACGCTCAGTCCCATCGCTCCTCGCTCCCCAGCCAAACTCTCCTTCCAG TTTCCCACTAACGGCAGTAACCAGATCCACATCCCGGCTCTGAGCGTCGACGGTCTCTCCACCCCGGTGGTCCTCTCCCCCGGCCCCCAGAAACCCTGA
- the uxt gene encoding protein UXT has protein sequence MSLPGNANANANANVDQKVLQYENFINEVLRRDLQKVLEQRDSVYEKISQYLQLKNTIQSIQEAGSQKLKADVDLGCNFYVQAEVEDSSRIFMAIGYGFFVEMSHEEALRFIEKKTSQLTAFTEQLTKDSAKIKANIRMVLEGLRELQGLTDLPDTRIREVF, from the exons ATGTCTCTGCCcggtaatgctaatgctaatgctaatgctaacgtgGACCAGAAGGTGTTGCAGTATGAAAACTTCATCAACGAAGTTCTGAGGAGAGATTTACA GAAAGTGTTGGAGCAGAGAGATTCTGTTTATGAGAAGATCTCCCAGTATCTGCAGCTGAAGAACACCATTCAGTCtatacag GAGGCGGGATCTCAGAAGCTGAAGGCCGACGTGGATCTGGGCTGTAACTTCTACGTCCAGGCTGAAGT cgAGGACTCATCCAGGATCTTCATGGCGATCGGTTACGGGTTCTTCGTGGAGATGAGTCATGAAGAAGCTCTGAGATTCATCGAGAAGAAGACGAGTCAGCTGACAGC cttcaCGGAGCAGCTCACCAAAGACTCcgccaaaataaaagccaacaTCCGCATGGTGCTGGAG ggtCTCAGGGAGCTGCAGGGACTCACTGACCTGCCCGACACCAGGATAAGAGAAGTTTTCTAG